One genomic window of Panicum hallii strain FIL2 chromosome 6, PHallii_v3.1, whole genome shotgun sequence includes the following:
- the LOC112896914 gene encoding protein EMSY-LIKE 3-like isoform X3, whose translation MKGSGRITGNGRDTIGAGPYTRVQQPQTDMEAQIHHLEQEAYCSVLRAFKAQSDAITWEKESLITELRKELRVSDKEHRELLNGVNSDDIIRRIREWRESTGGLQMNSVNAQRLHDPVPSPTTSARKRQKTSQPIPSASVPAPSAMHSQPLAAPMQPSSSGAKKAAPPGTKVKKNKPGQKIPGGPAVKSMPSSAGPSGRGPVINRNTSAGLPPEGPQLNPLIGRKVMTRWPDDNSFYEAVITDYDAEKDLYALVYDMNTAHETWEWVDFKEMAPEDVRWEGEEPDLNLLGRGAPGHGVKKSTGRGGPMLGAGRGRGPQKNSFKKDYPPSQNGVGKKSSDYIEILHTETLIKEVERVFSAGNPDPLEVERSKKVLKEHEQSLIDAIARLAEASDGEGVIVTKAP comes from the exons ATGAAAGGCAGTGGACGTATCACTGGTAATGGAAGAGATACTATTGGTGCTGGTCCATATACTAGAGTTCAACAACCTCAGACAGATATGGAAGCACAAATACATCACCTTGAGCAAGAAGCATATTGTTCAGTTCTTCGAGCATTCAAGGCTCAGTCTGATGCTATAACATGG GAAAAGGAAAGTCTCATTACTGAGCTTAGGAAGGAGCTACGAGTATCTGACAAAGAACACAGGGAGTTGCTAAACGGAGTTAATAGTGATGATATTATCCGAAGAATAAG GGAATGGAGAGAATCAACAGGTGGGCTTCAGATGAATTCAGTTAATGCTCAGCGTTTGCATGACCCGGTGCCCAGTCCTACCACCTCTGCTCGCAAGAGGCAAAAGACGTCTCAACCCATTCCCTCTGCATCTGTACCTGCGCCATCTGCTATGCACTCACAGCCTTTAGCTGCACCAATGCAACCATCATCTTCAGGAGCAAAAAAGGCAGCCCCACCTGGCACAAAAGTGAAAAAGAATAAACCA GGCCAGAAGATACCTGGTGGCCCTGCAGTCAAATCTATGCCATCTTCTGCTGGTCCTAGTGGGCGGGGACCAGTTATTAACAGAAATACATCTGCTGGCCTTCCTCCTGAAGGGCCACAATTAAATCCGTTAATCGGCCGTAAAGTCATGACTCGGTGGCCTGATGATAATAGTTTTTACGAAGCTGTAATAACTGATTATGATGCAGAAAAG GATCTCTATGCACTTGTTTATGACATGAATACAGCACATGAGACATGGGAGTGGGTTGATTTTAAGGAG ATGGCACCTGAGGATGTAAGATGGGAAGGTGAGGAGCCTGATTTAAACCTTCTAGGTCGTGGTGCTCCCGGTCATGGTGTTAAGAAGTCAACCGGTCGTGGTGGCCCCATGTTAGGTGCCGGAAGAGGTAGGGGCCCCCAAAAGAACTCATTTAAGAAAGATTATCCACCTTCGCAAAACGGTGTTGGGAAGAAGAGTTCTGACTACATAGAAATTCTTCATACAGAGACACTCATAAAGGAG GTGGAGCGGGTTTTCAGTGCTGGCAACCCTGACCCCCTTGAGGTGGAGAGGTCCAAGAAAGTGCTAAAG GAGCATGAACAATCGTTAATCGATGCAATTGCAAGGCTTGCTGAGGCGTCTGATGGTGAGGGTG TCATCGTCACTAAAGCACCCTAA
- the LOC112896914 gene encoding protein EMSY-LIKE 3-like isoform X2 has product MKGSGRITGNGRDTIGAGPYTRVQQPQTDMEAQIHHLEQEAYCSVLRAFKAQSDAITWEKESLITELRKELRVSDKEHRELLNGVNSDDIIRRIREWRESTGGLQMNSVNAQRLHDPVPSPTTSARKRQKTSQPIPSASVPAPSAMHSQPLAAPMQPSSSGAKKAAPPGTKVKKNKPGQKIPGGPAVKSMPSSAGPSGRGPVINRNTSAGLPPEGPQLNPLIGRKVMTRWPDDNSFYEAVITDYDAEKDLYALVYDMNTAHETWEWVDFKEMAPEDVRWEGEEPDLNLLGRGAPGHGVKKSTGRGGPMLGAGRGRGPQKNSFKKDYPPSQNGVGKKSSDYIEILHTETLIKEVERVFSAGNPDPLEVERSKKVLKEHEQSLIDAIARLAEASDGEGDDHGRSLEYNRG; this is encoded by the exons ATGAAAGGCAGTGGACGTATCACTGGTAATGGAAGAGATACTATTGGTGCTGGTCCATATACTAGAGTTCAACAACCTCAGACAGATATGGAAGCACAAATACATCACCTTGAGCAAGAAGCATATTGTTCAGTTCTTCGAGCATTCAAGGCTCAGTCTGATGCTATAACATGG GAAAAGGAAAGTCTCATTACTGAGCTTAGGAAGGAGCTACGAGTATCTGACAAAGAACACAGGGAGTTGCTAAACGGAGTTAATAGTGATGATATTATCCGAAGAATAAG GGAATGGAGAGAATCAACAGGTGGGCTTCAGATGAATTCAGTTAATGCTCAGCGTTTGCATGACCCGGTGCCCAGTCCTACCACCTCTGCTCGCAAGAGGCAAAAGACGTCTCAACCCATTCCCTCTGCATCTGTACCTGCGCCATCTGCTATGCACTCACAGCCTTTAGCTGCACCAATGCAACCATCATCTTCAGGAGCAAAAAAGGCAGCCCCACCTGGCACAAAAGTGAAAAAGAATAAACCA GGCCAGAAGATACCTGGTGGCCCTGCAGTCAAATCTATGCCATCTTCTGCTGGTCCTAGTGGGCGGGGACCAGTTATTAACAGAAATACATCTGCTGGCCTTCCTCCTGAAGGGCCACAATTAAATCCGTTAATCGGCCGTAAAGTCATGACTCGGTGGCCTGATGATAATAGTTTTTACGAAGCTGTAATAACTGATTATGATGCAGAAAAG GATCTCTATGCACTTGTTTATGACATGAATACAGCACATGAGACATGGGAGTGGGTTGATTTTAAGGAG ATGGCACCTGAGGATGTAAGATGGGAAGGTGAGGAGCCTGATTTAAACCTTCTAGGTCGTGGTGCTCCCGGTCATGGTGTTAAGAAGTCAACCGGTCGTGGTGGCCCCATGTTAGGTGCCGGAAGAGGTAGGGGCCCCCAAAAGAACTCATTTAAGAAAGATTATCCACCTTCGCAAAACGGTGTTGGGAAGAAGAGTTCTGACTACATAGAAATTCTTCATACAGAGACACTCATAAAGGAG GTGGAGCGGGTTTTCAGTGCTGGCAACCCTGACCCCCTTGAGGTGGAGAGGTCCAAGAAAGTGCTAAAG GAGCATGAACAATCGTTAATCGATGCAATTGCAAGGCTTGCTGAGGCGTCTGATGGTGAGGGTG
- the LOC112896914 gene encoding protein EMSY-LIKE 3-like isoform X1 — MDYGGAVDSSGTDDDLPPSYQNSRGMKGSGRITGNGRDTIGAGPYTRVQQPQTDMEAQIHHLEQEAYCSVLRAFKAQSDAITWEKESLITELRKELRVSDKEHRELLNGVNSDDIIRRIREWRESTGGLQMNSVNAQRLHDPVPSPTTSARKRQKTSQPIPSASVPAPSAMHSQPLAAPMQPSSSGAKKAAPPGTKVKKNKPGQKIPGGPAVKSMPSSAGPSGRGPVINRNTSAGLPPEGPQLNPLIGRKVMTRWPDDNSFYEAVITDYDAEKDLYALVYDMNTAHETWEWVDFKEMAPEDVRWEGEEPDLNLLGRGAPGHGVKKSTGRGGPMLGAGRGRGPQKNSFKKDYPPSQNGVGKKSSDYIEILHTETLIKEVERVFSAGNPDPLEVERSKKVLKEHEQSLIDAIARLAEASDGEGADDHGRSLEYNRG; from the exons ATGGACTACGGCGGGGCTGTGGACAGCAGCG GAACCGATGATGATCTTCCACCATCATATCAGAACAGCAGAGGTATGAAAGGCAGTGGACGTATCACTGGTAATGGAAGAGATACTATTGGTGCTGGTCCATATACTAGAGTTCAACAACCTCAGACAGATATGGAAGCACAAATACATCACCTTGAGCAAGAAGCATATTGTTCAGTTCTTCGAGCATTCAAGGCTCAGTCTGATGCTATAACATGG GAAAAGGAAAGTCTCATTACTGAGCTTAGGAAGGAGCTACGAGTATCTGACAAAGAACACAGGGAGTTGCTAAACGGAGTTAATAGTGATGATATTATCCGAAGAATAAG GGAATGGAGAGAATCAACAGGTGGGCTTCAGATGAATTCAGTTAATGCTCAGCGTTTGCATGACCCGGTGCCCAGTCCTACCACCTCTGCTCGCAAGAGGCAAAAGACGTCTCAACCCATTCCCTCTGCATCTGTACCTGCGCCATCTGCTATGCACTCACAGCCTTTAGCTGCACCAATGCAACCATCATCTTCAGGAGCAAAAAAGGCAGCCCCACCTGGCACAAAAGTGAAAAAGAATAAACCA GGCCAGAAGATACCTGGTGGCCCTGCAGTCAAATCTATGCCATCTTCTGCTGGTCCTAGTGGGCGGGGACCAGTTATTAACAGAAATACATCTGCTGGCCTTCCTCCTGAAGGGCCACAATTAAATCCGTTAATCGGCCGTAAAGTCATGACTCGGTGGCCTGATGATAATAGTTTTTACGAAGCTGTAATAACTGATTATGATGCAGAAAAG GATCTCTATGCACTTGTTTATGACATGAATACAGCACATGAGACATGGGAGTGGGTTGATTTTAAGGAG ATGGCACCTGAGGATGTAAGATGGGAAGGTGAGGAGCCTGATTTAAACCTTCTAGGTCGTGGTGCTCCCGGTCATGGTGTTAAGAAGTCAACCGGTCGTGGTGGCCCCATGTTAGGTGCCGGAAGAGGTAGGGGCCCCCAAAAGAACTCATTTAAGAAAGATTATCCACCTTCGCAAAACGGTGTTGGGAAGAAGAGTTCTGACTACATAGAAATTCTTCATACAGAGACACTCATAAAGGAG GTGGAGCGGGTTTTCAGTGCTGGCAACCCTGACCCCCTTGAGGTGGAGAGGTCCAAGAAAGTGCTAAAG GAGCATGAACAATCGTTAATCGATGCAATTGCAAGGCTTGCTGAGGCGTCTGATGGTGAGGGTG